In Macadamia integrifolia cultivar HAES 741 chromosome 5, SCU_Mint_v3, whole genome shotgun sequence, a single window of DNA contains:
- the LOC122079261 gene encoding uncharacterized protein LOC122079261 isoform X3 gives MALPLRVGYTIHHRRSVLVGAFLSPATNASAPNLRARVKKWSSGSGIRTPRRLVLGFGASFLSQFRSMAGRGGGQSFLASERQQGFSSVEQVLKNVEWPEQFPFKEEDFQRFDESPDLLFYETPRFVTHIDDPAIAALTKYYSEVFPPSNTPGVSLLDLCSSWVSHFPAGYKQERIVGMGMNEEELKQNPILTEYVVQDLNVTPKLPFEDNSFDVITNVVSVDYLAKPIDVFKEMYRVLKPGGLAIMSFSNRCFWTKAISIWTSTGDAEHVLIVGSYFHYAGGFEPPQAVDISPNPGGSDPMYIVYSRRVATA, from the exons ATGGCTTTGCCTCTCCGTGTCGGTTACACGATACATCACAGGCGATCAGTTTTGGTGGGTGCCTTCCTTTCTCCTGCAACTAATGCTTCTGCTCCAAACCTAAGAGCGAGAGTGAAAAAGTGGAGCAGCGGAAGTGGAATTCGAACTCCTCGTCGTCTGGTATTGGGATTTGGTGCCTCATTTTTGAGTCAGTTTAGGAGCATGGCAGGTAGAGGTGGAGGACAGTCTTTCTTGGCTTCTGAAAGACAGCAAGGTTTCTCTTCGGTTGAACAG GTGCTGAAAAATGTAGAATGGCCGGAACAATTTCCTTTCAAGGAGGAGGATTTCCAGAGATTTGATGA GTCGCCAGATTTGTTATTCTATGAGACTCCACGCTTTGTGACACACATTGATGATCCAGCCATTGCTGCACTGACTAAGTATTATTCCGAGGTCTTTCCTCCCAGTAACACTCCGGGAGTAAGTCTTCTGGATTTATGTAGCAGCTGG GTGAGCCATTTTCCAGCAGGATACAAACAAGAGAGGATAGTAGGCATGGGTATGAATGAAGAAGAGCTTAAACAGAACCCA ATTCTAACAGAGTATGTTGTACAAGATTTAAATGTCACCCCCAAACTTCCATTTGAAGACAACTCTTTTGATGTTATTACTAACGTG GTTAGTGTTGATTATTTGGCGAAGCCAATTGATGTTTTCAAGGAGATGTATCGTGTTCTTAAGCCTGGAGGTCTAGCCATAATGAG CTTTTCAAATCGTTGCTTTTGGACAAAAGCAATCTCTATATGGACATCAACTGGTGATGCTGAGCATGTTTTGATTGTTGGGTCCTATTTCCATTATGCTGGAGGCTTTGAACCTCCTCAG GCAGTGGATATATCTCCCAACCCTGGTGGTTCAGATCCAATGTATATAGTTTACTCTAGACGAGTTGCCACGGCCTAG
- the LOC122079261 gene encoding uncharacterized protein LOC122079261 isoform X5 encodes MALPLRVGYTIHHRRSVLVGAFLSPATNASAPNLRARVKKWSSGSGIRTPRRLVLGFGASFLSQFRSMAGRGGGQSFLASERQQGFSSVEQVLKNVEWPEQFPFKEEDFQRFDESPDLLFYETPRFVTHIDDPAIAALTKYYSEVFPPSNTPGVSLLDLCSSWVSHFPAGYKQERIVGMGMNEEELKQNPVSVDYLAKPIDVFKEMYRVLKPGGLAIMSFSNRCFWTKAISIWTSTGDAEHVLIVGSYFHYAGGFEPPQAVDISPNPGGSDPMYIVYSRRVATA; translated from the exons ATGGCTTTGCCTCTCCGTGTCGGTTACACGATACATCACAGGCGATCAGTTTTGGTGGGTGCCTTCCTTTCTCCTGCAACTAATGCTTCTGCTCCAAACCTAAGAGCGAGAGTGAAAAAGTGGAGCAGCGGAAGTGGAATTCGAACTCCTCGTCGTCTGGTATTGGGATTTGGTGCCTCATTTTTGAGTCAGTTTAGGAGCATGGCAGGTAGAGGTGGAGGACAGTCTTTCTTGGCTTCTGAAAGACAGCAAGGTTTCTCTTCGGTTGAACAG GTGCTGAAAAATGTAGAATGGCCGGAACAATTTCCTTTCAAGGAGGAGGATTTCCAGAGATTTGATGA GTCGCCAGATTTGTTATTCTATGAGACTCCACGCTTTGTGACACACATTGATGATCCAGCCATTGCTGCACTGACTAAGTATTATTCCGAGGTCTTTCCTCCCAGTAACACTCCGGGAGTAAGTCTTCTGGATTTATGTAGCAGCTGG GTGAGCCATTTTCCAGCAGGATACAAACAAGAGAGGATAGTAGGCATGGGTATGAATGAAGAAGAGCTTAAACAGAACCCA GTTAGTGTTGATTATTTGGCGAAGCCAATTGATGTTTTCAAGGAGATGTATCGTGTTCTTAAGCCTGGAGGTCTAGCCATAATGAG CTTTTCAAATCGTTGCTTTTGGACAAAAGCAATCTCTATATGGACATCAACTGGTGATGCTGAGCATGTTTTGATTGTTGGGTCCTATTTCCATTATGCTGGAGGCTTTGAACCTCCTCAG GCAGTGGATATATCTCCCAACCCTGGTGGTTCAGATCCAATGTATATAGTTTACTCTAGACGAGTTGCCACGGCCTAG
- the LOC122079261 gene encoding uncharacterized protein LOC122079261 isoform X4 encodes MALPLRVGYTIHHRRSVLVGAFLSPATNASAPNLRARVKKWSSGSGIRTPRRLVLGFGASFLSQFRSMAGRGGGQSFLASERQQGFSSVEQVLKNVEWPEQFPFKEEDFQRFDESPDLLFYETPRFVTHIDDPAIAALTKYYSEVFPPSNTPGVSLLDLCSSWVSHFPAGYKQERIVGMGMNEEELKQNPILTEYVVQDLNVTPKLPFEDNSFDVITNVVSVDYLAKPIDVFKEMYRVLKPGGLAIMSFSNRCFWTKAISIWTSTGDAEHVLIVGSYFHYAGGFEPPQSLT; translated from the exons ATGGCTTTGCCTCTCCGTGTCGGTTACACGATACATCACAGGCGATCAGTTTTGGTGGGTGCCTTCCTTTCTCCTGCAACTAATGCTTCTGCTCCAAACCTAAGAGCGAGAGTGAAAAAGTGGAGCAGCGGAAGTGGAATTCGAACTCCTCGTCGTCTGGTATTGGGATTTGGTGCCTCATTTTTGAGTCAGTTTAGGAGCATGGCAGGTAGAGGTGGAGGACAGTCTTTCTTGGCTTCTGAAAGACAGCAAGGTTTCTCTTCGGTTGAACAG GTGCTGAAAAATGTAGAATGGCCGGAACAATTTCCTTTCAAGGAGGAGGATTTCCAGAGATTTGATGA GTCGCCAGATTTGTTATTCTATGAGACTCCACGCTTTGTGACACACATTGATGATCCAGCCATTGCTGCACTGACTAAGTATTATTCCGAGGTCTTTCCTCCCAGTAACACTCCGGGAGTAAGTCTTCTGGATTTATGTAGCAGCTGG GTGAGCCATTTTCCAGCAGGATACAAACAAGAGAGGATAGTAGGCATGGGTATGAATGAAGAAGAGCTTAAACAGAACCCA ATTCTAACAGAGTATGTTGTACAAGATTTAAATGTCACCCCCAAACTTCCATTTGAAGACAACTCTTTTGATGTTATTACTAACGTG GTTAGTGTTGATTATTTGGCGAAGCCAATTGATGTTTTCAAGGAGATGTATCGTGTTCTTAAGCCTGGAGGTCTAGCCATAATGAG CTTTTCAAATCGTTGCTTTTGGACAAAAGCAATCTCTATATGGACATCAACTGGTGATGCTGAGCATGTTTTGATTGTTGGGTCCTATTTCCATTATGCTGGAGGCTTTGAACCTCCTCAG